In Massilia violaceinigra, one DNA window encodes the following:
- a CDS encoding DUF3103 family protein gives MQFIQKALLTIVLAGSASAPVIAGDRLSADYHEPRGGQTALVDQAKRYSAWNVARMLGDPQFARALDKRLAGEDKAVMLDTLLDDVRQPSAQTRASADKLRFLDQRVREHKAIARDSKNLLEVRLYVPRGQDAAARPDMSKLLVAYAPAGKRSEWSDVEAFDQLGQVQLLDARTPPATPVLIVGINAREDMRAGMAYVNRSLRAAGLQSAPPKIAPKTASSMAAGDIDTTRLDRVSLANSQESWVSGAAEVFAIVSGVQPDQAKAELSVVDMPYLDYAGTAYTPNQIMVFWSSYRYGAANIQLFEHDDNTNYKDLAVALSQSVSAILGVFAPSYAVIGQVATAILQAMPAGWFSNDDDYVDSFYTIERGRTYENHRGAANNATVTLSPYLLRAQ, from the coding sequence ATGCAGTTTATTCAAAAGGCATTACTCACCATCGTCCTGGCGGGAAGCGCAAGCGCGCCCGTCATCGCAGGCGACCGCTTGAGCGCCGACTACCACGAACCGCGTGGCGGCCAGACCGCACTGGTCGACCAGGCCAAGCGTTACAGCGCCTGGAACGTGGCGCGCATGCTGGGCGACCCCCAGTTCGCGAGGGCACTGGACAAGCGACTCGCCGGCGAGGACAAGGCGGTCATGCTCGACACCCTGCTCGACGACGTGCGCCAGCCGAGCGCGCAGACCAGGGCCAGCGCCGACAAGCTGCGCTTTCTCGACCAGCGCGTGCGCGAGCACAAGGCCATCGCGCGCGACTCCAAAAACCTGCTCGAAGTGCGGCTCTACGTGCCACGCGGCCAGGACGCCGCCGCACGGCCCGACATGAGCAAGCTGCTGGTCGCCTACGCGCCGGCAGGCAAGCGCTCCGAATGGAGCGACGTGGAAGCCTTCGACCAACTGGGCCAGGTGCAGCTGCTCGATGCGCGCACGCCGCCCGCCACGCCGGTCCTGATCGTCGGCATCAACGCGCGCGAAGACATGCGTGCCGGGATGGCCTACGTGAACCGCAGCCTGCGCGCCGCCGGCCTGCAATCGGCGCCGCCAAAAATAGCGCCCAAGACCGCTTCCAGCATGGCCGCCGGCGATATCGACACCACCCGCCTCGACCGCGTCAGCCTGGCCAACAGCCAGGAGAGCTGGGTGTCGGGGGCGGCCGAAGTGTTTGCCATCGTCTCCGGCGTGCAGCCCGACCAGGCCAAGGCCGAATTGAGCGTGGTCGACATGCCCTACCTCGACTACGCCGGCACCGCCTACACGCCGAACCAGATCATGGTTTTCTGGAGCAGCTACCGCTACGGCGCGGCCAACATCCAGCTGTTCGAGCATGACGACAACACCAACTACAAGGACCTGGCGGTGGCCCTGTCGCAAAGCGTCAGCGCGATCCTCGGCGTGTTTGCGCCCTCCTACGCGGTGATCGGCCAGGTCGCCACGGCGATCCTGCAAGCCATGCCCGCAGGCTGGTTCAGCAACGATGACGACTACGTCGACTCGTTCTACACCATCGAACGTGGCCGCACCTATGAAAACCATCGCGGCGCCGCCAACAATGCCACGGTAACGCTCTCGCCGTATCTGCTACGCGCGCAGTAA
- a CDS encoding sensor histidine kinase: MSSLRLSLAAFLLCLLCPVAWAAAPERLRFEQLNPALGLPQSSVTAMLQDRDGFMWFAGQGGLTRYDGYRFLTFRHDPTDATSISDNSVQALHEDHAGQLWVGTRNGLQRFNPRSENFSAYPPRDSKADYLDVRTIASDGKGTLWITTRSGLVRLDGATGQLATERHDPANPRSLGADDVTGLAFDAAGGLWIGTQQGVDYLAPGTRHFTHFRIDDSAVDALKRNAVRTLRIDRAGTLWVGTALGLEAWKIAAGAPTARRRFGSAEGINPGAVTALFEDSHGTLWAGTQTDGLKRWDAGAGRFAAFVHQSGDPASLADNNVASLFEDRAGILWVGTWFGGTSRVDLNAGGFRHVLSGALSSNKISAILGDGPRSLWLATYGGGVNRYDLQSGQTTVYRHDARVPHSLNDNLVTALGRDRQGQLWVGTRNGGLSRFDPASGRFTPRAFATGDALSDFIQAIVPDRAGMLWIASRGGLHRLDPRTNRATTFRHDAAIETSVSDNFIWAILEDTRGHLWVGTSNGLDLFDPASGRFRHARHDSRDAASLIHNRVSFLHEAADGTLWVGTGGGLSRLVADSGGKLQFKSYARQQGLANPAVDGILEDDNGHLWISSDGGIADFDPRKETFRNYTSRDGMAEGDYFVGAAWRQPDGAMFFGSFNNGFTMFDPREVRGNDRAPPVVITDIQIYNQSVRSGPAPNGFVLDAPIHRARRVVLSHTQSVFSFEFAALHFADPQSNQYAYQLEGVDRSWVATDAGKRFATYTNLDPGNYVFRVKASNKDGVWNDAGVALAITITPPFWKTWWFRLAAGLFVLAGVYAVHRIRVRVLLGQKRELARQVAASLQGLQNAQQQLVLHEKMASLGTLSAGIAHEINNPSNFAHAGAQVLATELERFRAFLLALAGTDADAAVTDSLNARIDALIRQSATILEGTSRIRDLVRDLGTFARPDEGAMTTAPIGPNLLATVHLVRTLYASVADITCVLAADPPLACWPAQLNQVFMNLIVNACHAIEDKQQRSGDFTPGVLAISSRADEASLYVDFEDSGSGIDPAVIDHIYEPFFTTKPTGQGTGLGLSISFGIVERHGGSLTVRSKPGQGSCFTVRLPLPA; encoded by the coding sequence TGGGCGGCGGCGCCGGAGCGGCTGCGCTTCGAGCAGCTCAACCCCGCGCTCGGCTTGCCGCAATCGTCGGTCACCGCCATGTTGCAAGACCGCGACGGCTTCATGTGGTTTGCCGGGCAGGGCGGCCTGACCCGCTACGACGGCTACCGTTTTCTCACCTTCCGTCACGACCCGACCGATGCGACCAGCATCTCGGATAATTCGGTGCAGGCGCTGCACGAGGACCATGCCGGCCAGCTGTGGGTTGGCACGCGCAACGGCCTGCAGCGCTTCAATCCGCGCAGCGAAAACTTCAGCGCCTACCCGCCGCGCGACAGCAAAGCCGATTATCTCGACGTGCGCACCATCGCCAGCGATGGCAAGGGCACCCTGTGGATCACCACGCGCTCGGGCCTGGTGCGGCTGGACGGCGCCACTGGCCAGCTTGCGACCGAGCGTCACGATCCGGCCAATCCGCGCTCGCTGGGCGCGGACGATGTCACCGGCCTGGCGTTCGACGCCGCCGGCGGCCTGTGGATCGGCACCCAGCAAGGCGTCGATTATCTGGCGCCGGGTACGCGCCATTTCACCCACTTCCGCATCGACGACAGCGCCGTGGATGCACTCAAGCGCAACGCGGTGCGTACGCTGAGAATCGACCGCGCCGGCACGCTGTGGGTCGGCACCGCCCTCGGCCTGGAAGCCTGGAAGATCGCGGCCGGTGCCCCCACCGCGCGGCGCCGCTTCGGCAGTGCCGAGGGCATCAACCCGGGCGCCGTCACCGCCCTGTTCGAGGATAGCCACGGAACCTTGTGGGCGGGGACCCAGACCGACGGCCTGAAACGCTGGGATGCCGGGGCCGGACGCTTCGCCGCGTTTGTCCACCAGAGCGGCGACCCGGCCAGCCTGGCGGATAACAACGTCGCCAGCCTGTTCGAAGACCGCGCCGGCATCCTGTGGGTCGGCACCTGGTTCGGCGGCACCAGCCGGGTCGACCTGAACGCGGGCGGCTTTCGCCATGTGCTCTCGGGCGCTTTAAGCAGTAACAAGATCAGCGCCATCCTCGGCGACGGCCCGCGCTCGCTGTGGCTGGCCACGTACGGCGGCGGCGTCAATCGCTACGATCTGCAAAGCGGCCAGACCACGGTGTATCGTCACGATGCGCGCGTGCCGCACAGCCTGAACGACAATCTGGTCACCGCGCTGGGACGCGATCGGCAGGGCCAGTTATGGGTCGGTACCCGCAACGGTGGCTTGAGCCGTTTCGATCCCGCCAGCGGGCGCTTTACGCCGCGCGCGTTCGCGACCGGGGACGCCTTGAGCGACTTCATTCAGGCGATCGTGCCGGACCGCGCGGGCATGCTGTGGATCGCATCGCGCGGCGGCCTGCACCGGCTTGACCCGCGCACCAACCGGGCCACGACCTTCCGCCACGATGCCGCCATCGAGACCAGTGTGTCGGATAACTTCATCTGGGCGATCCTCGAAGACACGCGTGGCCACCTGTGGGTGGGAACGTCGAACGGACTTGACCTGTTCGATCCGGCAAGCGGACGTTTTCGCCATGCGCGCCACGACAGCCGTGACGCGGCCAGCCTGATTCACAATCGGGTCTCCTTCCTGCACGAAGCGGCCGACGGCACGCTGTGGGTCGGCACCGGCGGTGGCCTGAGCCGGCTGGTGGCGGACAGCGGCGGCAAGCTGCAGTTCAAATCCTACGCGCGGCAGCAAGGGCTGGCCAATCCGGCGGTGGACGGAATTCTCGAAGACGACAATGGCCATCTGTGGATCAGCAGCGACGGCGGCATCGCCGACTTCGATCCGCGCAAGGAGACCTTCCGCAACTACACCAGCCGCGACGGCATGGCCGAGGGCGACTATTTCGTCGGCGCGGCCTGGCGCCAGCCGGATGGCGCCATGTTCTTCGGCAGCTTCAATAACGGTTTCACGATGTTCGATCCGCGCGAGGTACGCGGCAACGACCGCGCGCCGCCGGTTGTGATTACCGATATCCAGATCTATAACCAGTCGGTGCGCAGCGGCCCGGCACCAAACGGCTTTGTGCTCGATGCGCCCATCCACCGTGCGCGCCGGGTGGTGCTGTCGCACACGCAGTCGGTGTTTTCGTTCGAGTTCGCGGCCCTGCATTTCGCCGACCCCCAGAGCAACCAGTACGCTTATCAGCTTGAAGGCGTCGACCGTTCCTGGGTGGCGACGGACGCGGGCAAGCGCTTTGCCACCTACACCAATCTGGATCCGGGCAATTACGTTTTCCGGGTCAAGGCCAGCAACAAGGACGGCGTATGGAACGACGCCGGCGTGGCGCTGGCGATCACGATCACGCCGCCGTTCTGGAAAACCTGGTGGTTCCGGCTCGCGGCGGGCCTGTTCGTGCTGGCGGGCGTCTACGCGGTGCACCGCATCCGGGTACGGGTTCTGCTCGGACAAAAGCGCGAACTGGCGCGCCAGGTGGCTGCATCGCTGCAGGGTTTGCAGAACGCGCAGCAGCAGTTGGTGCTGCATGAAAAAATGGCGTCGCTCGGCACCCTGAGTGCCGGCATCGCGCACGAAATCAATAACCCCAGCAACTTCGCCCATGCCGGTGCGCAGGTGCTGGCGACGGAGCTGGAGCGCTTCCGCGCGTTTTTGCTGGCGCTGGCCGGCACCGACGCCGACGCCGCGGTGACCGATAGCCTGAATGCCCGCATCGATGCGCTGATTCGCCAGAGCGCGACCATCCTGGAAGGCACTTCGCGCATCCGCGACCTGGTGCGCGATCTTGGCACGTTCGCGCGGCCCGACGAAGGGGCGATGACGACCGCGCCCATCGGTCCCAATCTTCTGGCGACGGTGCACCTGGTGCGCACCCTGTATGCCAGCGTGGCCGATATTACCTGCGTGCTGGCGGCCGACCCGCCGCTGGCATGCTGGCCGGCGCAGCTGAACCAGGTGTTCATGAACCTGATCGTCAATGCCTGCCACGCCATCGAAGACAAGCAGCAGCGCAGCGGCGACTTCACGCCCGGCGTGCTGGCCATCAGCAGCCGGGCCGACGAGGCATCGCTGTACGTCGACTTCGAGGATAGCGGCAGCGGCATCGACCCGGCCGTCATCGACCATATCTACGAGCCGTTCTTCACCACCAAGCCGACCGGGCAGGGCACCGGTCTTGGTCTGTCGATTTCGTTCGGCATCGTGGAGCGCCATGGCGGCAGCCTGACGGTGCGTTCAAAGCCGGGCCAGGGCAGCTGCTTCACGGTGAGGCTGCCGCTGCCCGCGTGA